In Dromiciops gliroides isolate mDroGli1 chromosome 4, mDroGli1.pri, whole genome shotgun sequence, one DNA window encodes the following:
- the SHBG gene encoding sex hormone-binding globulin isoform X5, producing MEGLCLLTVLLLLLWPPETWEVPKPLLPTKISGEPAVVHLGSGTEQGPVTVMTFNLTKVTRVTSSFELRTWDPEGVIFYGDTNPKDDWFMLGLRGGRLEIQLHNLWAQLTVGAGPQLNDGCWHQLKVKNQEDSIFLEVDGDEVLRLSQVSRPLTGTTLPEMKIAVGGLLFPPTHLHLPMIPTLDGCLRQYIWLNEPGHTVPSSHPLQGACNPEAQSGTFLPSGAHTVFSLKGEVSSASFCLDGLWVRGKELDMDRSLSQSKNIWTHSCPRSLNNSTNTPN from the exons ATGGAGGGTCTATGCTTACTAACtgtgctgctgctgttgctgtggCCACCTGAGACCTGGGAGGTGCCTAAACCTCTTCTTCCCACAAAG ATCTCAGGGGAGCCTGCTGTTGTTCACCTTGGTAGTGGTACTGAGCAAGGGCCTGTCACCGTCATGACTTTTAACCTCACCAAGGTCACTAG AGTCACCTCTTCCTTTGAGCTTCGGACCTGGGACCCAGAAGGAGTGATTTTTTATGGGGATACAAATCCCAAAGATGACTGGTTTATGCTAGGACTTCGGGGTGGCCGCCTTGAGATACAGCTCCACAACCTTTGGGCCCAGCTCACTGTGGGAGCTGGGCCCCAACTAAATGATGGATGCTGGCACCAG CTGAAAGTCAAGAATCAAGAGGATTCTATATTTCTAGAGGTAGATGGAGATGAGGTGCTGAGGTTGAGCCAAGTCTCTAGGCCCCTGACGGGGACTACTCTCCCCGAAATGAAGATTGCTGTGGGGGGCTTGCTCTTCCCCCCCACTCACCTTCATCTCCCG ATGATTCCTACCCTGGATGGTTGTCTCCGACAATACATCTGGCTGAATGAGCCTGGCCACACAGTACCCTCCAGCCACCCGCTTCAGGGGGCTTGCAACCCTGAGGCCCAGTCAGGAACTTTCTTACCCTCAGGTGCCCACACAGTGTTCAGCCTCAAAG GAGAagtctcttctgcctctttctgtctGGATGGGCTTTGGGTACGGGGCAAGGAGCTGGACATGGATCGGTCTCTGAGTCAAAGCAAGAACATTTGGACTCACAGCTGTCCACGGAGTCTGAACAACAGTACTAACACACCGAATTAA
- the SHBG gene encoding sex hormone-binding globulin isoform X4 has product MTFNLTKVTRVTSSFELRTWDPEGVIFYGDTNPKDDWFMLGLRGGRLEIQLHNLWAQLTVGAGPQLNDGCWHQLKVKNQEDSIFLEVDGDEVLRLSQVSRPLTGTTLPEMKIAVGGLLFPPTHLHLPMIPTLDGCLRQYIWLNEPGHTVPSSHPLQGACNPEAQSGTFLPSGAHTVFSLKDLPQPDVDPWAFSLEFGLKFLEGSGRLLALGILGNQSLLSLDLQDQVSKIRSQPEDWILVLSARLPQDMEVLSKSLPLSPGPLIQLELGLTRVALSQGPQEVALILPPPLLVSLLDLWTQPEGSLILGVAPGEVSSASFCLDGLWVRGKELDMDRSLSQSKNIWTHSCPRSLNNSTNTPN; this is encoded by the exons ATGACTTTTAACCTCACCAAGGTCACTAG AGTCACCTCTTCCTTTGAGCTTCGGACCTGGGACCCAGAAGGAGTGATTTTTTATGGGGATACAAATCCCAAAGATGACTGGTTTATGCTAGGACTTCGGGGTGGCCGCCTTGAGATACAGCTCCACAACCTTTGGGCCCAGCTCACTGTGGGAGCTGGGCCCCAACTAAATGATGGATGCTGGCACCAG CTGAAAGTCAAGAATCAAGAGGATTCTATATTTCTAGAGGTAGATGGAGATGAGGTGCTGAGGTTGAGCCAAGTCTCTAGGCCCCTGACGGGGACTACTCTCCCCGAAATGAAGATTGCTGTGGGGGGCTTGCTCTTCCCCCCCACTCACCTTCATCTCCCG ATGATTCCTACCCTGGATGGTTGTCTCCGACAATACATCTGGCTGAATGAGCCTGGCCACACAGTACCCTCCAGCCACCCGCTTCAGGGGGCTTGCAACCCTGAGGCCCAGTCAGGAACTTTCTTACCCTCAGGTGCCCACACAGTGTTCAGCCTCAAAG accTCCCCCAACCAGATGTGGACCCCTGGGCCTTCTCCTTGGAGTTCGGCCTTAAATTTTTAGAGGGCTCAGGACGCCTCCTTGCTCTGGGTATCCTGGGCAATCAATCTCTGCTCAGCCTTGACCTCCAAGATCAAGTGAGCAAGATAAGATCTCAGCCAGAGGACTGG attttGGTACTTTCTGCCAGGTTACCACAGGACATGGAGGTGCTCTCTAAGTCTCTGCCTCTGAGCCCAGGGCCTCTGATTCAACTTGAGCTGGGCCTGACCAGGGTAGCACTGAGCCAGGGGCCACAGGAAGTAGCACTTATTTTGCCCCCTCCACTCCTAGTCTCCCTTCTAGACCTCTGGACCCAGCCTGAGGGAAGCCTTATCCTGGGAGTGGCACCAG GAGAagtctcttctgcctctttctgtctGGATGGGCTTTGGGTACGGGGCAAGGAGCTGGACATGGATCGGTCTCTGAGTCAAAGCAAGAACATTTGGACTCACAGCTGTCCACGGAGTCTGAACAACAGTACTAACACACCGAATTAA
- the SHBG gene encoding sex hormone-binding globulin isoform X2: MEGLCLLTVLLLLLWPPETWEVPKPLLPTKISGEPAVVHLGSGTEQGPVTVMTFNLTKVTRVTSSFELRTWDPEGVIFYGDTNPKDDWFMLGLRGGRLEIQLHNLWAQLTVGAGPQLNDGCWHQLKVKNQEDSIFLEVDGDEVLRLSQVSRPLTGTTLPEMKIAVGGLLFPPTHLHLPMIPTLDGCLRQYIWLNEPGHTVPSSHPLQGACNPEAQSGTFLPSGAHTVFSLKDLPQPDVDPWAFSLEFGLKFLEGSGRLLALGILGNQSLLSLDLQDQILVLSARLPQDMEVLSKSLPLSPGPLIQLELGLTRVALSQGPQEVALILPPPLLVSLLDLWTQPEGSLILGVAPGEVSSASFCLDGLWVRGKELDMDRSLSQSKNIWTHSCPRSLNNSTNTPN, encoded by the exons ATGGAGGGTCTATGCTTACTAACtgtgctgctgctgttgctgtggCCACCTGAGACCTGGGAGGTGCCTAAACCTCTTCTTCCCACAAAG ATCTCAGGGGAGCCTGCTGTTGTTCACCTTGGTAGTGGTACTGAGCAAGGGCCTGTCACCGTCATGACTTTTAACCTCACCAAGGTCACTAG AGTCACCTCTTCCTTTGAGCTTCGGACCTGGGACCCAGAAGGAGTGATTTTTTATGGGGATACAAATCCCAAAGATGACTGGTTTATGCTAGGACTTCGGGGTGGCCGCCTTGAGATACAGCTCCACAACCTTTGGGCCCAGCTCACTGTGGGAGCTGGGCCCCAACTAAATGATGGATGCTGGCACCAG CTGAAAGTCAAGAATCAAGAGGATTCTATATTTCTAGAGGTAGATGGAGATGAGGTGCTGAGGTTGAGCCAAGTCTCTAGGCCCCTGACGGGGACTACTCTCCCCGAAATGAAGATTGCTGTGGGGGGCTTGCTCTTCCCCCCCACTCACCTTCATCTCCCG ATGATTCCTACCCTGGATGGTTGTCTCCGACAATACATCTGGCTGAATGAGCCTGGCCACACAGTACCCTCCAGCCACCCGCTTCAGGGGGCTTGCAACCCTGAGGCCCAGTCAGGAACTTTCTTACCCTCAGGTGCCCACACAGTGTTCAGCCTCAAAG accTCCCCCAACCAGATGTGGACCCCTGGGCCTTCTCCTTGGAGTTCGGCCTTAAATTTTTAGAGGGCTCAGGACGCCTCCTTGCTCTGGGTATCCTGGGCAATCAATCTCTGCTCAGCCTTGACCTCCAAGATCAA attttGGTACTTTCTGCCAGGTTACCACAGGACATGGAGGTGCTCTCTAAGTCTCTGCCTCTGAGCCCAGGGCCTCTGATTCAACTTGAGCTGGGCCTGACCAGGGTAGCACTGAGCCAGGGGCCACAGGAAGTAGCACTTATTTTGCCCCCTCCACTCCTAGTCTCCCTTCTAGACCTCTGGACCCAGCCTGAGGGAAGCCTTATCCTGGGAGTGGCACCAG GAGAagtctcttctgcctctttctgtctGGATGGGCTTTGGGTACGGGGCAAGGAGCTGGACATGGATCGGTCTCTGAGTCAAAGCAAGAACATTTGGACTCACAGCTGTCCACGGAGTCTGAACAACAGTACTAACACACCGAATTAA
- the SAT2 gene encoding thialysine N-epsilon-acetyltransferase, with protein MAAVLIREATEGDCGEIMKMIRELAEFEKLLDQVKISEGALKTDGFSENPFYHCLVAEIPPEHRVPEGPTVVAYGLYYFIYSTWTGRNVYLEDIYVMPKYRGQGIGSKIIKKVAEIALDRGCSQFRLAVLDWNKSAMDFYKTRGAKDLTVAEGWRFFRFDDEAMTELARK; from the exons ATGGCGGCGGTGCTGATCCGGGAGGCCACGGAGGGAGACTGTGGGGAAATCATGAAGATGATACGG GAATTAGCAGAGTTTGAGAAACTTTTAGATCAAGTGAAGATCAGCGAAGGAG CCCTGAAAACTGATGGCTTTAGTGAAAATCCTTTTTATCACTGTCTGGTGGCTGAGATTCCTCCAGAGCACAGGGTTCCGGAGG GTCCCACTGTGGTGGCCTATGGCCTCTACTATTTCATCTACAGCACGTGGACAGGACGAAACGTGTACCTGGAGGATATCTATGTGATGCCAAAATATCGGG GTCAGGGAATTGGTTCCAAGATTATCAAGAAAGTGGCTGAG ATTGCCCTAGATAGAGGCTGCTCCCAGTTCCGTCTAGCTGTCCTCGACTGGAACAAAAGTGCCATGGATTTCTACAAGACCAGGGGGGCCAAAGATCTCACTGTAGCAGAAGGCTGGCGTTTCTTTCGATTTGATGATGAGGCAATGACAGAGCTGGCGAGGAAGTGA
- the SHBG gene encoding sex hormone-binding globulin isoform X3, giving the protein MEGLCLLTVLLLLLWPPETWEVPKPLLPTKISGEPAVVHLGSGTEQGPVTVMTFNLTKVTRVTSSFELRTWDPEGVIFYGDTNPKDDWFMLGLRGGRLEIQLHNLWAQLTVGAGPQLNDGCWHQLKVKNQEDSIFLEMIPTLDGCLRQYIWLNEPGHTVPSSHPLQGACNPEAQSGTFLPSGAHTVFSLKDLPQPDVDPWAFSLEFGLKFLEGSGRLLALGILGNQSLLSLDLQDQVSKIRSQPEDWILVLSARLPQDMEVLSKSLPLSPGPLIQLELGLTRVALSQGPQEVALILPPPLLVSLLDLWTQPEGSLILGVAPGEVSSASFCLDGLWVRGKELDMDRSLSQSKNIWTHSCPRSLNNSTNTPN; this is encoded by the exons ATGGAGGGTCTATGCTTACTAACtgtgctgctgctgttgctgtggCCACCTGAGACCTGGGAGGTGCCTAAACCTCTTCTTCCCACAAAG ATCTCAGGGGAGCCTGCTGTTGTTCACCTTGGTAGTGGTACTGAGCAAGGGCCTGTCACCGTCATGACTTTTAACCTCACCAAGGTCACTAG AGTCACCTCTTCCTTTGAGCTTCGGACCTGGGACCCAGAAGGAGTGATTTTTTATGGGGATACAAATCCCAAAGATGACTGGTTTATGCTAGGACTTCGGGGTGGCCGCCTTGAGATACAGCTCCACAACCTTTGGGCCCAGCTCACTGTGGGAGCTGGGCCCCAACTAAATGATGGATGCTGGCACCAG CTGAAAGTCAAGAATCAAGAGGATTCTATATTTCTAGAG ATGATTCCTACCCTGGATGGTTGTCTCCGACAATACATCTGGCTGAATGAGCCTGGCCACACAGTACCCTCCAGCCACCCGCTTCAGGGGGCTTGCAACCCTGAGGCCCAGTCAGGAACTTTCTTACCCTCAGGTGCCCACACAGTGTTCAGCCTCAAAG accTCCCCCAACCAGATGTGGACCCCTGGGCCTTCTCCTTGGAGTTCGGCCTTAAATTTTTAGAGGGCTCAGGACGCCTCCTTGCTCTGGGTATCCTGGGCAATCAATCTCTGCTCAGCCTTGACCTCCAAGATCAAGTGAGCAAGATAAGATCTCAGCCAGAGGACTGG attttGGTACTTTCTGCCAGGTTACCACAGGACATGGAGGTGCTCTCTAAGTCTCTGCCTCTGAGCCCAGGGCCTCTGATTCAACTTGAGCTGGGCCTGACCAGGGTAGCACTGAGCCAGGGGCCACAGGAAGTAGCACTTATTTTGCCCCCTCCACTCCTAGTCTCCCTTCTAGACCTCTGGACCCAGCCTGAGGGAAGCCTTATCCTGGGAGTGGCACCAG GAGAagtctcttctgcctctttctgtctGGATGGGCTTTGGGTACGGGGCAAGGAGCTGGACATGGATCGGTCTCTGAGTCAAAGCAAGAACATTTGGACTCACAGCTGTCCACGGAGTCTGAACAACAGTACTAACACACCGAATTAA
- the SHBG gene encoding sex hormone-binding globulin isoform X1, with amino-acid sequence MEGLCLLTVLLLLLWPPETWEVPKPLLPTKISGEPAVVHLGSGTEQGPVTVMTFNLTKVTRVTSSFELRTWDPEGVIFYGDTNPKDDWFMLGLRGGRLEIQLHNLWAQLTVGAGPQLNDGCWHQLKVKNQEDSIFLEVDGDEVLRLSQVSRPLTGTTLPEMKIAVGGLLFPPTHLHLPMIPTLDGCLRQYIWLNEPGHTVPSSHPLQGACNPEAQSGTFLPSGAHTVFSLKDLPQPDVDPWAFSLEFGLKFLEGSGRLLALGILGNQSLLSLDLQDQVSKIRSQPEDWILVLSARLPQDMEVLSKSLPLSPGPLIQLELGLTRVALSQGPQEVALILPPPLLVSLLDLWTQPEGSLILGVAPGEVSSASFCLDGLWVRGKELDMDRSLSQSKNIWTHSCPRSLNNSTNTPN; translated from the exons ATGGAGGGTCTATGCTTACTAACtgtgctgctgctgttgctgtggCCACCTGAGACCTGGGAGGTGCCTAAACCTCTTCTTCCCACAAAG ATCTCAGGGGAGCCTGCTGTTGTTCACCTTGGTAGTGGTACTGAGCAAGGGCCTGTCACCGTCATGACTTTTAACCTCACCAAGGTCACTAG AGTCACCTCTTCCTTTGAGCTTCGGACCTGGGACCCAGAAGGAGTGATTTTTTATGGGGATACAAATCCCAAAGATGACTGGTTTATGCTAGGACTTCGGGGTGGCCGCCTTGAGATACAGCTCCACAACCTTTGGGCCCAGCTCACTGTGGGAGCTGGGCCCCAACTAAATGATGGATGCTGGCACCAG CTGAAAGTCAAGAATCAAGAGGATTCTATATTTCTAGAGGTAGATGGAGATGAGGTGCTGAGGTTGAGCCAAGTCTCTAGGCCCCTGACGGGGACTACTCTCCCCGAAATGAAGATTGCTGTGGGGGGCTTGCTCTTCCCCCCCACTCACCTTCATCTCCCG ATGATTCCTACCCTGGATGGTTGTCTCCGACAATACATCTGGCTGAATGAGCCTGGCCACACAGTACCCTCCAGCCACCCGCTTCAGGGGGCTTGCAACCCTGAGGCCCAGTCAGGAACTTTCTTACCCTCAGGTGCCCACACAGTGTTCAGCCTCAAAG accTCCCCCAACCAGATGTGGACCCCTGGGCCTTCTCCTTGGAGTTCGGCCTTAAATTTTTAGAGGGCTCAGGACGCCTCCTTGCTCTGGGTATCCTGGGCAATCAATCTCTGCTCAGCCTTGACCTCCAAGATCAAGTGAGCAAGATAAGATCTCAGCCAGAGGACTGG attttGGTACTTTCTGCCAGGTTACCACAGGACATGGAGGTGCTCTCTAAGTCTCTGCCTCTGAGCCCAGGGCCTCTGATTCAACTTGAGCTGGGCCTGACCAGGGTAGCACTGAGCCAGGGGCCACAGGAAGTAGCACTTATTTTGCCCCCTCCACTCCTAGTCTCCCTTCTAGACCTCTGGACCCAGCCTGAGGGAAGCCTTATCCTGGGAGTGGCACCAG GAGAagtctcttctgcctctttctgtctGGATGGGCTTTGGGTACGGGGCAAGGAGCTGGACATGGATCGGTCTCTGAGTCAAAGCAAGAACATTTGGACTCACAGCTGTCCACGGAGTCTGAACAACAGTACTAACACACCGAATTAA